Genomic segment of Candidatus Bathyarchaeota archaeon:
GGAGGCCCGACACCAGGCTGGAGCGCCAGAAGAGGCTGTGGTTCCTCCAATGCGAGGCCTGCGGAGCCCGCTCCTCGGTGGGGACGAGTTGAGGGGGATTGGCAGAGGTCTATGTGAAGACGGTGCGCCGTGGAAGGGATATCCTGGTAGCGGCCTGTGACGCCGAACTCCTAGGTAAGACTATAGAGGGGTGGAGGGTCCCCTTCGTGGTGAGCGAGGGCTTCTACAGGGGCGCCTTGGCCTCCGTCGAGGAGGCCCTCGAAGCCATGAAGAAAGCCACGATCTGCAACCTCGTGGGGAAGAGGATCGTAGAGGCCGCAATAAAACGGGGAATAATCCAGGAAGCGGCGGTTATATACCTAGGAGAGGTGCCACACGCCCAGAAGATTATAATATGAAGGAATACCCTTCCTTAAAGCCGTGGAGGGTGCTATTTGGGAGGCTTTAGGGTCAAGGATATAGGCTTAGCTGGTGAGGGGGAGCTACTAATAGAGTGGGCTCAGGCCCATATGCCCGTTCTCAGGATGATCAGGGAAAGGTTTGAGGGGGAGCGGCCCCTCGAGGGGGTTCGAATAGGGGCCTGCCTCCACGTCACGAAGGAGACCTCCGTCCTGGTTAGAACCCTTGAGGCTGGAGGCGCTGAGGTGGCCCTATGCGCATCCAACCCCCTATCGACCCAGGATGAGGTTGCGGCAGCCCTTGCCAGTGGGGGAACCCACGTCTACGCCTGGAGGGGTGAGACCGCGGAGGAGTATTACGAGTGCATAGAGAGGGTCATAGACCATGAGCCCATGATAACCATGGACGACGGGGCAGACCTGGTGAGCACCATCCACTCCAGGCGGGTTGAAGCCCTGAAGGGGGTTAAGGGTGGTACCGAGGAGACCACGACAGGGGTCATAAGGCTCAGGGCCATGGCCATGGAGGGGGAGCTCAAATACCCGATAATAGCCGTGAACGACGCCTACACCAAATACCTCTTCGATAACCGG
This window contains:
- a CDS encoding DUF424 family protein; the protein is MAEVYVKTVRRGRDILVAACDAELLGKTIEGWRVPFVVSEGFYRGALASVEEALEAMKKATICNLVGKRIVEAAIKRGIIQEAAVIYLGEVPHAQKIII
- a CDS encoding adenosylhomocysteinase, encoding MGGFRVKDIGLAGEGELLIEWAQAHMPVLRMIRERFEGERPLEGVRIGACLHVTKETSVLVRTLEAGGAEVALCASNPLSTQDEVAAALASGGTHVYAWRGETAEEYYECIERVIDHEPMITMDDGADLVSTIHSRRVEALKGVKGGTEETTTGVIRLRAMAMEGELKYPIIAVNDAYTKYLFDNRYGTGQSTIDGILRATSLMLAGKVFVVCGYGWCGRGIAQRARGMGASVVVTEVNPLRALEAVMDGFRVMPLREASPIGDFFVTAT